Within Garra rufa chromosome 9, GarRuf1.0, whole genome shotgun sequence, the genomic segment agGTGAACTAAGAATTCTTAGGGGCAgtttacaaaatgcatttttgcatTCCCTTGTGTTACTTTTCCAGGATCCTCTATGTAAACATGCACTAGACGGACTGATGCACTTGCTTGTCTTTGGGCATGACACATCATTATAAAACATGTGACACTTAAGttcaaataagttaaatttttaAGACCGTATGTTTATATTCTGCTGCAAGTGTCTTGCATTTTTcaatacaaaaattgttcagtGTGAAATGAATGACCGCTTAGAATACTTTCTGAAAACACCCAATTGAACAATTCAGTTATTTGATGCAACTGCAACCTTTCACCAAACTTCCTAGGTGAAGTGGCCAGGTCTTATTCACTGTTTGTACGTGAAATGTATGTACAAACATTTTGACAAAAATcatgataacttttttttttatttaaaatgtataaaaaaaatgtgCTCAGACTTGTTTTGAGAATGGCACACATGCTATTGCTTGAGGGTATTGCTGTATGTGATCCCAGGTGAGAGCTGAGTGTTTGTTGTGAGTGATGAAAGAAAAGACTGTGTGAAAAATCCTTATATTACCAACCTTGATATTGCTCATTTAGAAAACCCCAAAATAAAGTTAGCTACTAGGTTAAAAAACAAATTCATTCATGTACACACGTTGTGAAATAGGCAACATTTTTTGTAAGAATTTCACCatgcaaataaatataaaatataaaaattattcttGCAATTATTACTCAGTGAGACAGTGTTTTCCTACAGCTCAAACTTTAGAGTACAAAGCTAATAACACTAAGCTCTTGGTCCTTGATTCCCAGAGAATGCAAAAACTGACTAAATGTGTACCTTgtcacttttttttaatcagatcAAAAAGAACCCTATTTAGTTTCTAAATACATACTGGTCTTACTGCACTAAAATTCCACTTGTGAAACAATTTCATTTTTTACTGACATCATTTAGGCCATGCAGGCTACTGTTGTTAACCAATAGTATAAAGGCTATTTAGGCACCGTTTTACAAAACCTGACTTCATTCTGGCCTGGAATTGGCCAATAATTttccaataaataaatgaaatgaaatgaaatgtaaccctggaccacaaaactagtcataagggtcagttttgaaATGACCCTTAtgttttttgaattttgaatttgagatgtatgcatcatctgaaagctgaatgaataagctttccatttttgTATAGgatattgttaggataggacaatattcaaccgagatacaactatttgaaaatatggaatctgagagtgcaaaaaaataaagttttgatatatttagggtaggaaatttacaaaatatcttcatggaacatgatctttacacaatatcctcatgatttttgacataataagaaaaatcaatcattttgacccatgcaatgcattttcggctattactacaaatatacccgtgctacttatgactggttttgtcacaaatgcattttattatgAAAGTAAAATTGGCTGAATATTAGTATTGATGGAAAACACGCTGTACAGTATAGGGTTTACAAAATTACAGAAGTCAACAGGCAGTTGTAAGCCCTTAGTAATAACTGTAAGGGTATTATCATTAAGGGTCTTTAAAAGCATGGTGTGAAGCCTGTAATTTCCCAATGGATGAACTGATGTGAAGTCAATTATTTCCCAATGGATAAATTCAAGTCCTACATTTGTTTCCTCACTGAATATCACATTTCACACTGAATTGCTTCTTATTATGGAAGTAAAATGGGCTTAAAatgtgatttcatgttgactttcagTGACATTCAGTCTTGAAGGAAAACAAGCTGTACTGTCAACAGCCAGTTGAAAATCTTAGTGATACTAGCAAGGGTGTTATCATTAAGAGTCTTTTGTGGGATCAGTATAAAAATCACCTACCTGTTCAGGATGCACACTGCCTCTGATTTCAGCCACAGTGTTGTATGAGTCAACATCTGGCAGTGTTTGGGCCCCCATAGTCAGACGCACCACAATCCTCTGACCTCTGCGGGCCATTCTGGCCATCATCTGTGCATCCTCGATAGTGATGCAGGCGGTGGGGATCTGAGGCACTCCAGGCTCGTACCACTGCCAGCCAGTGTGGGGGCTGAAAACAACACCATGAGTGagttaaaaacactgaaatatgctttttatatattaaatattgttacaatatatattttcagTCAAAGTTTAGAATATTTcaaagtatttttaaatgtaatttaatcctttGATGGCGAAGCTGAATTCTCAGCAAGTATTATCAATTATTAATAGAGCTAAATTTTTAATAATGGTTCTTactgttatcaatgttgaaaatagattttgctgctcaatattttagtggaaaccatgatacttgtttcaggattctttgataaatagaatgttcaaaagaatagcatttattttaaacatttctttactgtcactttggatcaataaaaggtcaaaagtgtacattacttgcagaatctgctaaatgttaattattttactaaaataagagggattatacaaaatgcatgttctttttttagTACTGGCCTAAATAAGAtcttttacataaaagacgtttacagtccacaagagtaaagaatagtgaatttatataaatgaccctattcaaaagtttacatatacttgattcttaatactgtatttttgtgtgtctttagtgatagttgttcatgagtccattgtttgtcctgaacagttaaactgcctgctgttttacagaaaaatccttcaggtcccacaaattcagtgttttttatgcatttttttgtatttgaaccctttccaacaataactgtatgattttgagatccatcttttcacactgaggacaactgagggactcatatgcaactattacaaaaggttcaaacactcacataacgtcttttatgtgaaataacttattcaggtcagtactaaataaaaaataacttgcattttgtatgcatttagtctcttattttggtaaaataattaacattttgcagattttgcaaggtgtatgtaaacttttgacctcaaaccTTTTGcattttccacaaaaacattaagcagcacaactgtttttaacattgataataatgcttcataagcaccaaatcagcataatagaatgatttgtgaaggatcatgtgacactgaagattggagtaatagctgctgaaaaatcagctttgccatcatagaATAACTTACATTTGAAtatctattaaaataaaaaaaactgtactataaactataataatactataatattacagttttactgtatttttaaattaaatgtcttttttattatttttattaatttaataatttatttatttgagaaaaCATAATCATCAAGGCTAAATTTCCTTTAATTTCCCTCTTTCATTGaaacaattttctatttgaatagccAGAACCGTTTAGTTTACAATGGCAGTTCTTTTATTATACTATCAACAGTGTAATGCTTCTGACCTGTTGATGGAGAAGGGAGTTACTGAACGGATAAGCGAAGCCACGGCTCCAACTTTAGCAGCTTCTGAGGCCCCTGAAGCCCGATATTCTACAGTCTCCCCATAGCTGACGAACGGCTGGTTATACACAACGATTTTCCCTTTTGCCTCACTTGCTCTCTTTTTCAGCTCTTCAAAAGACTCCACCACCATTACTTCTGCCTCAATACCTGCCAGAACAAAATAGGCTGGTTAGCAGGTGCAGGCACAGTATTTAAAACTTTATCACGAGATGAACACTGACTACTAACCTTCTGGAGGAGTTCCAACACTACTACCAAGCCCAAGTATGGCTAAAGTGTGGTTTCTCGGTTGAAGCATCATTGCGCTCTCCTTTCCCCGCACCCAATGAGGGATCTTCACTGGCTCTAGATGCACATTCTCCAGTTTGTCCTGTGTAAGGGCATTGTACATGTACTTAATAGCCAGGTCTAGGTTTTTAGAGCCACTGACTCTGTTTCCAATAGAGTCAGTGAACTCAGCCAGCCTCTCATAGGAACGGTTCTGGGCTTTTCCGTATACTGCTTGGTTTATGATTTGTTGAGCGATGTCTGAGTATTTGGAAACCTCTTTGGATATTTCTGAAAGCGGTTTACTGTCATAACTGTGAGGCCTGGAGTGACAGTGTAGAAAACAGCAGAGGATAAGGAGAGTCAGCAGCACCTGACTAATGGAGTTTTGACACTTGCTTTTATTGCCAGTCATCTGAAAAGCACATGACAGAAAAGAAAAGTCaaacatttcaatttatttaatagAATATACGAATATTTAGCATTTATCAATACAGAATTAAATGAGTTAAACATcacttaaatcattttaaaatataagaacAGTTTATGAAATGGCAGTAATGCAGTTCAACTGGTCTTAAATGATTTCCTGGAACTGTTTTCAACTTTTTCAaggttgtttttctttctggttGTTCCTGATATAGAAACATTTTACACAATGAAGCACAAACATTTAAGCACTGACATTTATTCGGTCACTTCGACATGCTGGAACATACAGTGttattaataatacaataaattcaAGCACAGCTGGCTTTATTTAATCTACGACTGGAACATACTGCTATTTTGCAAAACAAATTAGACCGCATAAAGGAATATTCTTAGTTTTTTGGTTAAAGAtattaaaatacttaaatgcaCAATTTAAACAGCTTTGTATTAAACTGTATGAATATTTTACCTGCATGTTTCAGAATGACAACAAACTGTACGAACCTTCAAAACATTGTGCACTCATGTGGGTACGGCAAGCGTCCTGGGACAATAGTACAAAACGCGTTTAGTATTCAACCCGGGACACCTCTTTCACAACAAATGTTTCACAAACCGTTGCAGTTCTCATGAAGTAAAAAATTGACGGTTTACTGTATATAATTTATAGAGCAGGGTGTAAATGTTTTAACCAGGTTGAAAACATCTTTGTTTTCAAAAAACAATCCGTAGGAATTtccattattagtattattattttaattaaggcTTACAGTAAGAGTGCTCAAAATGACTGAGATGTCCAATCAAATATAATAAGACAGGCTTTAGGCTACTTTTATAAGTATTTCTAATTGACTTTTTTGTGAAATTACCCTATTGATTATGTATTTCGTGTAATACAATATAGAGTGTTTTCAGTACacatcatcaattggccatattggcagcactgaatgtaaacagttccactgaaccgaatgaaactcacatattttgctgattattgctgctgaaaatggtcaattattgtcatgttttgggctgtaggtTACTAATTGTCGATCAAGGAAAAACATTTGGGGTTATAGGGTAGACTTAGTACAGCAGAGACACTTTCTGCTTTATCCATCACTACACAAAAACTAGATGCTGAAATTAAATGATTTTTCACATGATATTTCTTTTGCTTGCGTACTAAAATATCATAAATTCATAATAGCCATAAGTAGATGATATTTTCCACAATTCACTCATAAACATAAGGTGCATTTTTGTCTCAATTGTACCCGTATGATGTACAGTTGAAACAGTACCATGGTACAGTAGAGACACTCATTCTTAATGCTCTAAAGCTGGCTAACCATTTATTGCAAATGTGAAAAATTACAAAAGTACAGTtgtgcaactttttttttaattctgatttatttatttgctttatttaattcaGATTCAGTTAAACAAAATAGGAACAAATTTTTAACACTAGAAAATATACGGCAAACAGTACAAATGTAAAcataaccataaaaataacaatatacatATTGTATATTCTATAACTCTACTCCTAAACCATATGCATCACTCAAAACTTTCTGCATAtttacattttcagtcattcTGTATgaattataagcttgtttccttatGAGGACCAAAAAATGTTCCCACAAGGTTAGAATTTACTGGTATTATGTggagacatttggtccccataatgtAGATAATAccagtacacaaacacacacagcctttgtgcattttattttatatgattgAACTGTTACTGTATACACAGCGACCTAAAAAGGGTGTATCAACTATACCCACCTTGTATATTGCTTAAGATTCTATGGTATCCTTTTTACATTCATGTTAGAAAATATATCAATTAATAATAgacagttgaaatattacaaatatatatatatatatatatatatatacagtcaagcccaaaactattcatacccctggcaaattctgacttaaagttatatttattcaaccagcaagatttttgtgattagaaatgacacagacgtctccgaGAAGATAGTAAGAtggtgtacaagaggcatcattttggaaaaaaaaaatattactcatcttttatttacatttgaacaaaaagtggcatgtccaaaattattcatacccttctcaataatcaattaaaaagcctttattggctattacagcaattaaacgcttcctataattgctgaccagctttttgcatgcctccactggtatttttgcccattcatctttagcgatgagctccaactctttcaggttggagggtctccttgccatcactccgatctttagctccctccacagattatcagttggatttaagtcaggactctggctgggccactgcaaaacgttaatgtttttgtctgctaaccatttcttcaccacttttgctgaaatgtccactggtgcccaaggccaagtttctctgcagactgcctgatgttgttgttgagaattttgatgtattgctcctttttcatggttccttttactgtgattaggttccctggtccaccggctgaaaaacacccccaaaacattaggttcccaccaccatgtttgacagtggggatggtgttcttagggttgaaggcttgtCCTATTTTATGCCAagtgaaggctacatcattgtgggcaaacaattcaatttttgtttcatctgaccataaaacaggagaccagaagtcttcttctttgtccagatgagcatttgcaaaggccaagcgggcttctgtgtgccttatctggagaagtggtgtcctccttggtctgcgtccgtggaacccagcggtgtgcagtgtccgttggactgtctgccttgagatgttgccaccagcagagcccagattcatcaggatggccttggtggtgattcttttttacctctctcactatcctcctggccagcataggtgtcacttttggcttccgaacACGTCCTCTGAaattttcacagtgcggaacgtcttgtattttttaataatactttgcactgcagCAACTGGAACTTCAagacatttagatatggtcttatagcccttttctgacttgtgagcagtcacaatgcgcagccgcaggtcctcagtgagctcctttgtcttagccatgactgtccacaaaccaacagcagagagcttctgtttttcacctgttgagttgattaaaacagctgttcccagtgaaccagggtaattaggatgctttagaacagcttggactatttggaatggtatagaactttggattttcccatagactctgacagtttgcaaagggagtgaataattttggacatgccactttttgttcatatgtaaataaaagctgagaaatatacatcatcttgttatcttttgggagaagcctgtgtcatttctggtcaaaaaacaaaaaacaaaaaaacttgtcaaccaatcaccgtcagggggttggtgttgtggactttcgctctgcctccctcacatttCGTGTGCACCAGCACGAaaatccacaacaccaacccccctgacggtgattggttggaacactgtttgtttttctgtggaatggttggtagcaccgtttttttttttttttttttggtatatcTCGTAGCCTAGTCTGACCACAgacacacattttttttacagccaatttatggggcaggcagcgagtggatcgtgaagaaaggtcagctgaacgtgacactttatgtttcagcctagaatcgctgatacagcctttaagtcagaatttgacaggggtatgaatcattttgggcttgactacatatatatattttaaacctAATTTGCGTAGCATGTGTGTAAATGTGGCTTTTAACCTATTATCATAACACTGTACAACTAAACAGCATGTGACCCAATAGGACACCAATCCAGGTACAGTTGATACACTGTGTCTCAACCGTACCCCACTGACATTCTTGCACGTTTTCTCTAGATTATAAAAAGACCTTGCATGGCACAATGTCATAAAATATGTCTATTTTCAGAGCACAGAGTAACGTTAGCAATGATATATGTTAAGTTTAAcagtcataaaaaaataataagctaTTCATTGTGAAAGGGTCATGGTGTAATGAAAATCTCACCTTGGAAATAATAACTTTTGCCTCTATATTCTTCGGAGTGGAAAGACGCACACATTTCACATTACCCACAATTAAAGAGAACACTAATACACATGTGTGAAGCAAAAATCATGGCTCGGGGTTCCTGTGTATGCAGGTTATTTAAGGTGTTTCAACTCTTCACATGTCTCAAATGTACTTAGTCTACCCTACAGGCTGCCAAAAGTTACaataaatcaaggagaagagtgcaaaaaactgtctgaggaacaaaaagcgTTGAGCATTgttgtggttgaccaaactgaaccagtatttccagggcaagaatcgtaacaacatttgcatttgttcttataatttccagtcaggtaggtgaaatactaGGCTATCTAATATTATtactgctcatacgtatctttattaactttagtttgtcaaaatattctgCTCATTTCTGTCTACTAAGTCCTTCTCCATATGAttcagcagcttccacatgttttttccatggtttagacagcataaattagcagaacaatgtatttagtagtacattaaccgtgcaatccacgCTGTTATTTGACCAAATcctgacataagtgcaaaccttaTATTGAATATGATGTGACTTACGCCTTTTCAACATATAAGATTCAGAGTAAATGTGTGCTTATATACTTTTTGTAGATACTTTAAATTTATTACTTTACAATAAATGAATCCCAAATGGTTTGGTTTGACGTTACAGCTTTTAAACTTTTGGCAAATTTCTGTTCTGGGCTTACAAATTTGATGTCATGACTGGGCAACacattaatgaataaaaatgctcATTTAGAAGGGTGGAGTCTTGTACAAATACAACTAAACTGCATGTTTATGAATATATTTTCTAGAAGAGTTTGTGGCCAGGTGTTGTGAGATTCTTTCTGAAACAGCCTCTGTTGCTGCTTGTGCGTTTAATACGTTTTCCTGTCAAAGCTTCAACATCTAGGGACAAATCCCAGAGCGAAGTGTTACATTTCCACCACAGCTTGTGTTTGATGGTCCAAAGAGAGAGTTGATAGCCACTTGGCATGCATTTTGATTCCTCATGTACatattcatacacacacacacacacacacagtgagtgAACAGTTGAGAGTAATCTCCAAAGAGAGGTGCATATAGATTCAAGTTGATGCACAAGAAACGTTATTAAAATACCATGAGAAAATGTTTATTcagtagtgttttttttatgaaatacaaTACTGTTTCTGTATCTGTGACATTACCACTCATCACATTTCTCCAGTTCCAGCTTTTAACATCATCCCGATGCACAAATGTCCTCAAATCCCTGTAGAACTGTTTCAGAACAGTAGGCACTTCAAGGGCTTCTAAAACATTTGTGAATATACATTTTCATAGATTTTTGAACTAACATATTACATATAATAtgtagtatataaataattatattctaTAAATTATTGTATATTAACATATACAGAGACGTCGTCGACTCTAAATGGTCAGGTCTTGAAAAGAAACAATGGAAATGCACATGAAAAGAAGAGGAAAAATGAGCAGATGTGATTCACGTTATTAATCACCGTCACTGTTAACAACACTGTTTGAGTCTTTGGAAGGTCAGAGACATTCAGCAGAATATGCTCGAGTCAGAAATCTTTGCAAAGCTGCTTCCGCATGAGGAATAATATTATCAAATCAAGAAAAATGGCCTTCATTAGGGTTCCAGTCAACAGTGAATGCTGAAAATCTGTTGATTGAGAACAGCGTGGGCGTAAAAATCAGTAATACTGACGACTTATACTGGGTAAATGATGTTAACCTGTCATGGAAGATTCATTCTTGGTCTCTTACACTTGTTCATAATGAAGACTGAATTCATGTGAAAAAAATCCATATcttattcaaattttttttcttccaagcGCTGAGTAAGAGGGTATCAAATAGCTTTGTGGAAAAACTAAATGTTCTTGACCTTGATAAGCTTTTGTGCAAAGCAAACTTTTATAATGGTTAAAGTAATTTAAGTAAATTACTGCAGTGCTATGAATAGTGATCTCGCAGACTTTTAGTCAAGTCCAGTCGGATTTTTCTGAGAGACTTAACCTGCATGTGTTTGACATGAAAAGAGAGAGAATAAAGGAGTACACGTATAGATCGATGTGTTCTTGGCTTCAGGCAAACTAGAATTTGAACTTTCAGGGACTTAACACTGTACCAGCTACATTAGAAACATGAAatataacaaaatacatttaaacattCTGAAAATTTGTGTTATCTTTGTATGATTTGATGTCGGACAGACGGCAACACAAACATTCATTTTGACCGAAGAACAGAATGGCACAAGCCCAGTGAGAAAAACCCTTTACAAAAATGACGAGATGAAAATGATGTTACTAATAAAGTCCACACTGAGATAAGTTACTCCAATGTAATCAGTGGAAAATTAAAGGTATCAGATATAACCCAGGATTTACTCCCTGGAATTGTCTTGTTCTTTAATTAAAACGTACCTCTACTGTTACAAAGTAGTCAATGACTAAAACCTGTGAGCAATGATTTACCTTCATACACTGACAACAATTGTTTTCAAAAACCAAACAATCTTTGATGTTTTTGAtcccaaaaaagaaaatacaagCCACGGTTGGCTTTGTGaagcaaaattacatttttgttacatttttaaataagtaaaggTTCCCCGTAAAAAAAATCCCCTCGATGTGCTACCGA encodes:
- the LOC141343121 gene encoding carboxypeptidase Q-like; the protein is MQMTGNKSKCQNSISQVLLTLLILCCFLHCHSRPHSYDSKPLSEISKEVSKYSDIAQQIINQAVYGKAQNRSYERLAEFTDSIGNRVSGSKNLDLAIKYMYNALTQDKLENVHLEPVKIPHWVRGKESAMMLQPRNHTLAILGLGSSVGTPPEGIEAEVMVVESFEELKKRASEAKGKIVVYNQPFVSYGETVEYRASGASEAAKVGAVASLIRSVTPFSINSPHTGWQWYEPGVPQIPTACITIEDAQMMARMARRGQRIVVRLTMGAQTLPDVDSYNTVAEIRGSVHPEQVVLLSGHLDSWDVGQGAMDDGGGVAISWEALSLIRDLGLRPKRTLRTVLWSAEEPGGVGAAQYFQQHKGNISNFDLVMESDLGTFSPLGLQFTGSDKARAIMKEVMKLLAPINVTSLEKHGEGTDINMWMKAGVPGASLHTADQRYFWFHHSDGDTMTVQNPEEMNLCSAVWAVVAYVVADLEEMLPR